Within Candidatus Poribacteria bacterium, the genomic segment TTGACCGACCGAAGCAACCAGTCGGCCGGGGCGCGGAACAACGTCTCCTTCGCCATGTAGTTCAGCTCCCGCGGGAATACGCAACCGATCAAGATCGGGTCCAGGTAGCTCGTGTGGTTTGCCGCAGCGAGGAATGGGCCCGACTTGGGGACGTGTTCGGTGCCAGTGATCTGAGGGCGGCACAGCGGCAGCATCAGCGCATATGCCAGTCGATACCCGAGTCGGTACATCAGGCCGGATTCCGGTGTCGCTTCCATGGGGCGGTCCCTACTTGGAGGTGATTCGCTCGGCGACCGTCCGCGCCATCTGCGACACGATCTCGTCGGCGGGCAGAGACGTCGAATCGACCACAACCGCGTCGTCGGCAACTCGAAGCGGGCTCTCGTGACGCGTCTCGTCGCGCTGGTCGCGCTCCCGAATCTCGGCGGCGATCTCATCCAGCGAAGCGGACTCCCCCTTCGCGACGAGCTCGGCATAGCGCCGACGCGCCCGCTCTTCCACACTCGCCGACAGGAAGAACTTCACCTGCGCATTCGGGAATACGACGGTCGTCGTGTCGCGCCCTTCGATGACGACATCGGCGAGCGACGCGATCCGGCGTTGATGGCGCGTGACCTCGGCGCGGACTCGTCGCCAGATGGAGACGCGCGAGACCGCCGTATCGACTTCGGGAGTACGGATCGCCGCCGATTCGTCCACACCGTTGAGGAGGAACCGTCCGTCCAGGGTAAAGCCCATCTCCGCGTCCCGAGCCAGCACTTCGAGTCGGCTCTCGTCGTCAAGTCGGACGCCGGTGCGCAAAGCAAGGAGCGTCACGCCTCGGTAGAGCGCGCCGCTGTTGAGATGGACGAACCCCAGTTTCTCCGCGAGCCCCCGCGCCACCGTGCTCTTTCCAGCCGCTGCGGGCCCGTCGATTGCTACGACCACATGAGATGCTTGATCCGCCGTCATAGACGCTTCAGCAAGTCCCAGAAGCCCGGAAACGATGTCCCGACGCAGTCTGTCCCGTGGATCGTGACGGGAGCTCGCGCGGTGAGCCCCGCAATCGCTGCCGTCATGGCGATCCGATGATCGCCGCGGCTCTCGCACGTTCCTCCATGGATGGTCTGCGGTCCCTGGATCGCGAAGCCGTCGGGTCGAGATTCGACCTCGACGCCGATGCGTCCGAGCTCTGTCGCGATGGCTTCGATGCGATCGGTCTCCTTGACGCGCAGCTCAGCCGCATCCCGGACGATGGTCACGCCGCGCGCCTGCGAAGCAGCCAGAGCCAGAATCGGGATTTCGTCGATCATGCGCACGATCAGCTCGCCGCCGAACTCGACTCCTCGGAGCCCGCTGGTGGTCACGCGAACGTCGGCGACGGGTTCAGCTCCGACCATGCGCCCATGCTCGTGCTCGATGGTCGCGCCCATC encodes:
- a CDS encoding 3-phosphoshikimate 1-carboxyvinyltransferase; amino-acid sequence: GEDGNSRAPLEIHGGNLLGIHYESPIASAQVKSAILLAALRAQGSTTVVEPALSRDHTERMLIAFGADVHRDGNSVSLCPGSRLSAQPLVVPSDLSSAAFFIVAGLLVPNSDLVLQGVGVNETRDGILDALSQMGATIEHEHGRMVGAEPVADVRVTTSGLRGVEFGGELIVRMIDEIPILALAASQARGVTIVRDAAELRVKETDRIEAIATELGRIGVEVESRPDGFAIQGPQTIHGGTCESRGDHRIAMTAAIAGLTARAPVTIHGTDCVGTSFPGFWDLLKRL
- a CDS encoding (d)CMP kinase, giving the protein MTADQASHVVVAIDGPAAAGKSTVARGLAEKLGFVHLNSGALYRGVTLLALRTGVRLDDESRLEVLARDAEMGFTLDGRFLLNGVDESAAIRTPEVDTAVSRVSIWRRVRAEVTRHQRRIASLADVVIEGRDTTTVVFPNAQVKFFLSASVEERARRRYAELVAKGESASLDEIAAEIRERDQRDETRHESPLRVADDAVVVDSTSLPADEIVSQMARTVAERITSK